From one Suricata suricatta isolate VVHF042 chromosome 8, meerkat_22Aug2017_6uvM2_HiC, whole genome shotgun sequence genomic stretch:
- the BCKDK gene encoding 3-methyl-2-oxobutanoate dehydrogenase [lipoamide] kinase, mitochondrial isoform X2: protein MMLASVLGSGSRSGPPLWPLLGPALSLRVRSTSATDTHHVEMARERSKTVTSFYNQSAIDVAAEKPSVRLTPTMMLYSGRSQDGSHLLKSARYLQQELPVRIAHRIKGFRSLPFIIGCNPTILHVIKDQADEAQYCQLVRQLLDDHKDVVTLLAEGLRESRKHIEDEKLVRYFLDKTLTSRLGIRMLATHHLALHEDKPDFVGIICTRLSPKKIIEKWVDFARRLCEHKYGNAPRVRINGHVAARFPFIPMPLDYILPELLKNAMRATMESHLDTPYNVPDVVITIANNDIDLVIRISDRGGGIAHKDLDRVMDYHFTTAEASTQDPRISPLFGHLDMHSGGQSGPMHGFGFGLPTSRAYAEYLGGSLRLQSLQGIGTDVYLRLRHIDGREESFRI, encoded by the exons ATGATGCTGGCATCTGTGTTGGGAAGTGGTTCCCGGAGCGGGCCTCCACTCTGGCCCTTACTGGGGCCTGCACTGTCGCTCCGGGTCCGCTCCACATCAGCCACGGATACACACCACGTGGAGATGGCGCGGGAACGCTCCAAGACTGTCACCTCCTTTTACAACCAGTCGGCCATTGATGTGGCAGCAGAGAAG ccctcagtcCGCCTCACTCCGACCATGATGCTCTATTCAGGCCGCTCTCAGGATGGTAGCCACCTTCTG aAAAGTGCCCGGTATTTGCAGCAAGAGTTGCCAGTGAGGATCGCTCACCGCATCAAGGGCTTCCGTAGCCTTCCTTTTATCATTGGCTGCAACCCCACCATATTGCATGTG ATCAAGGACCAGGCGGATGAGGCCCAGTACTGCCAGCTGGTGCGACAGCTGCTGGATGACCACAAGGATGTGGTGACCCTCTTAGCTGAGGGCCTACGTGAGAGCCGGAAGCACATAGAG GATGAGAAGCTCGTCCGCTACTTCTTGGACAAAACACTGACTTCAAGGCTTGGGATCCGCATGTTGGCCACGCATCATCTGGCGCTGCATGAGGACAAG CCCGACTTTGTTGGCATCATCTGCACTCGTCTGTCACCAAAGAAGATTATTGAAAAGTGGGTGGACTTTGCCAG ACGCCTGTGTGAGCACAAGTATGGCAATGCCCCCCGCGTCCGCATCAATGGACATGTGGCTGCCCGTTTCCCCTTCATCCCTATGCCACTGGACTACATCCTGCCTGAGCTCCTCAAGAATGCCATGAG AGCCACAATGGAGAGTCACCTAGATACTCCCTACAATGTCCCAGATGTGGTCATCACCATCGCCAACAATGATATTGATCTCGTCATCAG GATTTCAGACCGGGGCGGGGGAATTGCTCACAAAGACCTGGATCGGGTTATGGACTACCACTTCACTACGGCCGAGGCCAGCACCCAGGACCCCCGGATCAGCCCCCTTTTCGGTCACCTGGACATGCACAGTGGTGGCCAGTCGGGGCCCATGCACGG CTTCGGCTTCGGGCTGCCCACCTCACGGGCCTACGCGGAGTACCTCGGGGGTTCCCTTCGGCTGCAGTCCTTGCAGGGCATTGGCACAGACGTCTACTTGCGGCTCCGTCACATCGATGGCCGAGAGGAAAGCTTCCGCATCTGA
- the BCKDK gene encoding 3-methyl-2-oxobutanoate dehydrogenase [lipoamide] kinase, mitochondrial isoform X1, with amino-acid sequence MMLASVLGSGSRSGPPLWPLLGPALSLRVRSTSATDTHHVEMARERSKTVTSFYNQSAIDVAAEKPSVRLTPTMMLYSGRSQDGSHLLKSARYLQQELPVRIAHRIKGFRSLPFIIGCNPTILHVHELYIRAFQKLTDFPPIKDQADEAQYCQLVRQLLDDHKDVVTLLAEGLRESRKHIEDEKLVRYFLDKTLTSRLGIRMLATHHLALHEDKPDFVGIICTRLSPKKIIEKWVDFARRLCEHKYGNAPRVRINGHVAARFPFIPMPLDYILPELLKNAMRATMESHLDTPYNVPDVVITIANNDIDLVIRISDRGGGIAHKDLDRVMDYHFTTAEASTQDPRISPLFGHLDMHSGGQSGPMHGFGFGLPTSRAYAEYLGGSLRLQSLQGIGTDVYLRLRHIDGREESFRI; translated from the exons ATGATGCTGGCATCTGTGTTGGGAAGTGGTTCCCGGAGCGGGCCTCCACTCTGGCCCTTACTGGGGCCTGCACTGTCGCTCCGGGTCCGCTCCACATCAGCCACGGATACACACCACGTGGAGATGGCGCGGGAACGCTCCAAGACTGTCACCTCCTTTTACAACCAGTCGGCCATTGATGTGGCAGCAGAGAAG ccctcagtcCGCCTCACTCCGACCATGATGCTCTATTCAGGCCGCTCTCAGGATGGTAGCCACCTTCTG aAAAGTGCCCGGTATTTGCAGCAAGAGTTGCCAGTGAGGATCGCTCACCGCATCAAGGGCTTCCGTAGCCTTCCTTTTATCATTGGCTGCAACCCCACCATATTGCATGTG CACGAGTTGTACATCCGTGCCTTCCAGAAGCTGACAGACTTCCCTCCG ATCAAGGACCAGGCGGATGAGGCCCAGTACTGCCAGCTGGTGCGACAGCTGCTGGATGACCACAAGGATGTGGTGACCCTCTTAGCTGAGGGCCTACGTGAGAGCCGGAAGCACATAGAG GATGAGAAGCTCGTCCGCTACTTCTTGGACAAAACACTGACTTCAAGGCTTGGGATCCGCATGTTGGCCACGCATCATCTGGCGCTGCATGAGGACAAG CCCGACTTTGTTGGCATCATCTGCACTCGTCTGTCACCAAAGAAGATTATTGAAAAGTGGGTGGACTTTGCCAG ACGCCTGTGTGAGCACAAGTATGGCAATGCCCCCCGCGTCCGCATCAATGGACATGTGGCTGCCCGTTTCCCCTTCATCCCTATGCCACTGGACTACATCCTGCCTGAGCTCCTCAAGAATGCCATGAG AGCCACAATGGAGAGTCACCTAGATACTCCCTACAATGTCCCAGATGTGGTCATCACCATCGCCAACAATGATATTGATCTCGTCATCAG GATTTCAGACCGGGGCGGGGGAATTGCTCACAAAGACCTGGATCGGGTTATGGACTACCACTTCACTACGGCCGAGGCCAGCACCCAGGACCCCCGGATCAGCCCCCTTTTCGGTCACCTGGACATGCACAGTGGTGGCCAGTCGGGGCCCATGCACGG CTTCGGCTTCGGGCTGCCCACCTCACGGGCCTACGCGGAGTACCTCGGGGGTTCCCTTCGGCTGCAGTCCTTGCAGGGCATTGGCACAGACGTCTACTTGCGGCTCCGTCACATCGATGGCCGAGAGGAAAGCTTCCGCATCTGA